From the genome of Thermogutta terrifontis, one region includes:
- a CDS encoding sulfatase family protein → MKRMTLPVSYSGLVILALVFLGTAQGETAGSGVAAKELPNIVLIYADDLGYGDVGCYGAKRIPTPNIDRLAREGLLFRDAHSPAATCTPSRYALLTGQYAFRKPGTGVLPGDAALIIEPGRVTLPSVLKKAGYTTAVVGKWHLGLGDGAIDWNGEIKPGPLEIGFDYSFIIPATGDRVPCVYVENHRVVGADPNDPIRVSYKEKIGDEPTGRERPDLLKYPFSHGHDGTIVNGISRIGFMSGGKKARWVDEDMADVLTQKALRFMEEHRDKRFFLYFATHDIHVPRLPHSRFVGKSQCGLRGDAVVEFDWCVGEILAALDKLGLRENTLVIFTSDNGPVVDDGYRDGAVEHLGDHKPAGPWRGGKYSAFEGGTRVPMIVRWPGHVPAGKETDALVCHVDFLASLAELVGQPLPAEAAPDSINVLDALLGKSAQGRDELVEQAGVLALRQGSWKYIPPRKGQAVNPNTGIELGVAPEGMLFNLAEDPGEQHNLVKKLPEKAQATAQRLQEIRQARTRP, encoded by the coding sequence ATGAAGAGGATGACTCTGCCGGTCAGTTATAGTGGTCTGGTCATTCTGGCTCTCGTTTTTTTGGGCACTGCTCAGGGGGAAACCGCGGGATCTGGGGTAGCCGCAAAGGAGCTCCCTAACATTGTGCTCATCTACGCAGATGATTTGGGCTACGGGGATGTAGGATGCTACGGTGCGAAACGGATTCCCACGCCCAACATCGATCGTCTGGCGAGAGAGGGACTGCTCTTTCGCGATGCCCATTCGCCTGCCGCCACATGCACACCTTCACGGTATGCGCTATTGACGGGGCAGTACGCGTTCCGCAAACCCGGCACCGGCGTCCTGCCTGGAGACGCAGCCTTAATCATCGAACCCGGTCGCGTCACTTTGCCCTCCGTGTTGAAAAAAGCCGGCTACACCACCGCGGTCGTCGGCAAGTGGCACCTGGGATTAGGAGACGGTGCGATCGACTGGAACGGCGAAATCAAGCCCGGTCCGCTGGAAATTGGATTCGATTATTCTTTCATCATTCCCGCCACGGGAGACCGCGTTCCCTGCGTGTACGTGGAAAACCATCGCGTGGTGGGAGCCGATCCCAACGATCCGATCCGCGTCAGTTACAAAGAGAAAATCGGCGATGAACCCACCGGCCGGGAAAGACCCGACCTGCTGAAATACCCGTTCAGTCACGGACATGACGGCACGATTGTTAACGGCATCAGCCGTATTGGATTTATGTCTGGGGGCAAGAAAGCCCGCTGGGTGGACGAGGACATGGCCGACGTTCTCACCCAGAAAGCCCTGCGGTTTATGGAAGAGCACCGTGACAAGCGGTTCTTCCTCTACTTCGCCACGCATGACATCCACGTCCCGCGTCTCCCTCATTCCCGTTTCGTGGGCAAAAGTCAGTGTGGTTTGCGCGGTGATGCGGTTGTGGAGTTCGACTGGTGCGTGGGAGAAATCCTTGCCGCCCTCGACAAGCTCGGGCTGCGAGAGAACACCCTTGTGATTTTTACCAGCGACAACGGCCCTGTGGTGGACGACGGATATCGCGATGGTGCCGTGGAACACCTGGGAGATCACAAGCCCGCCGGTCCGTGGCGTGGAGGAAAATACAGCGCCTTCGAAGGCGGAACGAGGGTACCCATGATCGTTCGGTGGCCCGGCCATGTGCCCGCCGGGAAAGAAACCGACGCCCTGGTCTGCCATGTGGATTTTCTGGCATCATTGGCCGAGCTCGTCGGTCAACCGCTGCCTGCGGAGGCGGCCCCCGATAGCATTAACGTCCTCGACGCGCTGCTTGGAAAGTCGGCTCAAGGTCGAGATGAATTAGTGGAACAGGCTGGCGTTCTGGCCCTGCGCCAGGGAAGCTGGAAGTACATTCCGCCGCGGAAGGGCCAGGCCGTCAACCCCAACACGGGCATAGAACTTGGTGTCGCCCCGGAGGGAATGCTGTTCAATCTCGCTGAAGATCCGGGCGAGCAGCACAATCTGGTGAAGAAGCTTCCCGAGAAAGCCCAGGCCACGGCGCAACGCTTGCAAGAAATCCGCCAGGCACGCACTCGCCCCTGA
- a CDS encoding D-sedoheptulose-7-phosphate isomerase has protein sequence MLGETLEPKVYFDRLAEELGKLDLAALATLSDWLYDAWEHRRWVFVCGNGGSAATANHLAQDLAKGVIREEDLRTDRRRGFRSVSLAANISWFSALGNDLGYDQVFVQQLANYGSSGDVLIAISGSGNSPNILEAVEWANSHGLKTYGLTGFDGGKLKQIQQAGLHVPLDDMEMVESIHSCVCHWLVDDLRARIYRTGRYAASAWGTR, from the coding sequence GTGCTCGGGGAAACGCTGGAACCCAAGGTCTATTTCGATCGTCTGGCGGAGGAACTCGGGAAACTGGATCTCGCTGCGTTGGCAACACTTTCGGACTGGCTCTATGACGCTTGGGAGCATCGGCGATGGGTCTTCGTCTGCGGAAATGGCGGCTCGGCGGCCACCGCTAACCACCTTGCCCAGGACCTCGCCAAAGGAGTCATCCGGGAAGAAGATCTTCGCACCGATCGACGCCGCGGCTTCCGCTCCGTCAGTCTGGCGGCCAATATAAGCTGGTTTTCGGCCCTGGGGAACGATTTGGGCTACGATCAGGTCTTTGTACAGCAACTGGCCAATTACGGCAGTTCAGGAGATGTGCTTATCGCCATTAGTGGGTCCGGTAACAGCCCGAACATCCTAGAGGCTGTGGAATGGGCAAACTCGCATGGTCTGAAAACTTATGGTCTGACAGGATTCGATGGCGGAAAGCTGAAGCAAATCCAGCAAGCTGGGCTGCACGTTCCGCTTGATGATATGGAGATGGTGGAAAGCATCCACTCCTGCGTATGTCACTGGCTTGTGGATGACCTTCGGGCACGGATCTATCGCACAGGACGTTATGCAGCATCGGCGTGGGGGACCAGATGA
- a CDS encoding P-II family nitrogen regulator: protein MKTVIAIVRPFVAERILEALQLAPVEMCTVREVKGFGRQKNYLEEYRGGDYALAFIPKVQITIWVEDFRTEEIVRLIITHARTGRMGDGKIFILPADMRGLEVHEVAERRSSQDEELPEDGPLRLLAF, encoded by the coding sequence ATGAAGACCGTTATCGCCATTGTAAGACCGTTTGTAGCGGAGCGAATTCTGGAAGCGCTGCAACTGGCGCCGGTGGAAATGTGCACTGTGCGAGAGGTCAAGGGGTTCGGCCGACAAAAGAATTACCTCGAAGAGTATCGAGGGGGGGATTACGCACTGGCCTTCATTCCCAAAGTGCAGATCACAATCTGGGTGGAAGATTTTCGTACTGAAGAAATCGTTCGGCTCATTATCACTCATGCCAGAACCGGCCGCATGGGCGATGGAAAAATCTTCATCCTCCCCGCCGATATGCGAGGGTTGGAAGTCCATGAAGTCGCGGAAAGAAGATCCTCCCAGGATGAGGAGTTACCGGAAGATGGCCCCTTACGACTGCTCGCGTTCTGA
- the thyX gene encoding FAD-dependent thymidylate synthase → MNSNAEQIEALRWKKFQVLDDGFVALVDVMGDDSAIVQAARVSYGAGTKTVSDDRTLIRYLMRHRHTTPFEMAEIKLLVRVPMDIWRQWIRHRTASVNEYSTRYSIAIDAAHRTPPDGWRRQSRNNRQGSEGFLDPEIGRQLSEEERELQEYARRVYQHRLELGVAREQARKDLPLSTYTEAYWKIDLHNLLHFLELRMDPHAQWEIAQYAQVIGHEIVARLFPITWEAFLDYRLQSVVLSRLDCEVIHKLASRGRIPATEEDFMELQHPSWQGLSRCRERDECLEKLRKLGLVQ, encoded by the coding sequence ATGAACAGCAACGCAGAGCAGATTGAAGCGCTTCGCTGGAAGAAGTTCCAAGTTCTGGACGATGGTTTCGTTGCACTTGTGGATGTCATGGGAGATGACTCGGCCATTGTCCAGGCTGCCCGCGTCAGTTATGGGGCGGGCACCAAAACTGTCTCCGATGACCGAACGCTCATCCGTTACCTCATGCGGCACCGCCACACGACGCCTTTCGAGATGGCCGAAATCAAGCTTCTGGTGCGGGTGCCGATGGATATCTGGCGGCAGTGGATTCGGCATCGCACGGCCTCGGTGAATGAATACAGCACGCGATACTCGATCGCCATCGATGCTGCACACCGCACCCCGCCCGACGGTTGGCGGCGGCAATCAAGGAACAACCGGCAGGGAAGTGAGGGGTTTCTCGACCCCGAAATCGGTCGACAGCTCAGCGAGGAAGAGCGAGAACTCCAGGAATACGCCCGCCGGGTGTACCAGCATCGACTTGAGTTAGGCGTGGCGCGAGAACAGGCGCGTAAGGATTTGCCGCTCTCCACTTACACGGAGGCCTACTGGAAAATCGATCTTCATAATCTTCTCCATTTTCTCGAATTGCGCATGGATCCGCACGCGCAGTGGGAAATCGCTCAGTATGCGCAGGTGATAGGGCACGAAATCGTGGCACGGCTTTTCCCCATCACCTGGGAAGCATTTCTGGATTATCGCTTGCAAAGCGTGGTGCTGTCCCGCCTGGACTGCGAAGTAATTCACAAGTTGGCGTCGCGCGGGCGGATACCGGCGACGGAGGAAGATTTCATGGAGTTGCAGCACCCGTCTTGGCAAGGACTTTCCCGCTGCCGGGAACGGGACGAGTGTTTGGAGAAACTTCGCAAGCTGGGGCTGGTCCAGTGA
- a CDS encoding TIGR03009 domain-containing protein, translating into MVCSRPGDGPRFFAVSRWFCLGSAITLLTLLGLNDASGQVPAGGAGQSAIPPRGNEGYVPPAAAQAPAVPNPSQPITPNDAQSTNALLPPPFTLTPYEQEQLDRVLRAWEERSSRIKTFECEFTRWEFDPVWGPPNQPKRITRGRILYSAPDKGLFRVDEEVVENRWQPAAHPERWVCDGRAVYEYRFETKQIVETPLPPELQGKAITEGPLPFLFGAEAESLKRRYYMRIITPQNVKDEIWLEAFPRYQREAANFQRAQLILKLPALDIYALQLYHPSAQPNTQSRTVFQFDRIKVNAFDPLRIFKEDPFRPILPDPSWAKVTEPASASPSGTPPHLGQQPQAIRPQ; encoded by the coding sequence ATGGTGTGTTCCCGGCCAGGGGATGGCCCTCGGTTTTTCGCCGTGTCACGGTGGTTTTGTCTCGGGAGTGCGATTACCCTTTTGACGCTTCTTGGTTTAAACGACGCATCCGGCCAGGTTCCCGCCGGCGGTGCAGGACAGTCCGCTATTCCTCCACGAGGCAACGAGGGTTATGTTCCGCCCGCCGCTGCGCAGGCGCCAGCCGTGCCGAATCCGAGCCAGCCAATTACCCCCAACGACGCGCAATCGACCAATGCCCTGCTACCGCCTCCGTTCACATTAACTCCCTACGAGCAAGAGCAACTTGATCGGGTGCTCCGCGCGTGGGAAGAAAGAAGTTCCCGCATCAAGACGTTCGAATGCGAATTCACGCGGTGGGAATTTGACCCCGTGTGGGGACCGCCCAATCAGCCGAAGCGCATCACGCGCGGCAGAATCCTGTATTCGGCACCGGACAAAGGGCTATTTCGGGTGGACGAAGAGGTTGTGGAAAACCGCTGGCAACCCGCGGCGCATCCTGAGCGCTGGGTGTGCGATGGTCGCGCCGTGTATGAATACCGATTTGAGACCAAGCAGATTGTGGAAACCCCGCTTCCCCCCGAACTTCAGGGGAAGGCAATCACCGAGGGACCTCTGCCATTTCTGTTTGGTGCGGAAGCCGAATCCCTCAAGCGACGTTACTACATGAGGATCATCACTCCTCAAAATGTGAAGGATGAAATCTGGCTGGAGGCGTTTCCCCGGTATCAGCGGGAGGCGGCCAATTTTCAGAGGGCGCAGCTTATTTTAAAGCTGCCTGCACTGGATATTTATGCCCTTCAGCTTTACCACCCCAGTGCCCAACCCAACACGCAGTCCCGGACCGTATTCCAGTTTGATCGCATCAAAGTGAATGCCTTCGACCCGCTACGGATTTTCAAAGAGGATCCATTCAGGCCGATTTTGCCCGATCCGTCCTGGGCGAAGGTGACAGAACCGGCATCGGCCTCACCCTCTGGCACTCCGCCGCACCTGGGCCAGCAACCTCAGGCGATCCGTCCCCAGTAA
- a CDS encoding division/cell wall cluster transcriptional repressor MraZ, which yields MSQTPLILGEYVRALDERYRLSIPNELMDLLAPDAKECVLVKERRGCLSLWSQQNWRTRWEAGVELIRQKVQMGRLDTRLSDVQRFGRLLSSRFRTVPVAQRGRIVIPEGFREFLAVEAGGEVMVVGAAVCVEIWHPEHWKKYLEKAMPRFARLYESLAQ from the coding sequence ATGTCGCAAACTCCCTTAATCCTCGGGGAATATGTGCGTGCTCTGGACGAGCGATATCGGCTCTCCATTCCCAACGAATTGATGGACTTACTGGCTCCCGACGCGAAAGAGTGTGTTCTGGTCAAGGAGAGGCGAGGTTGTCTGAGTTTATGGAGCCAACAAAACTGGCGAACGCGTTGGGAAGCCGGCGTGGAGCTGATCCGACAAAAAGTCCAAATGGGAAGGCTGGACACGCGGCTTTCCGATGTGCAGCGTTTTGGGCGGCTCCTCTCCAGCCGCTTCCGAACTGTTCCCGTTGCACAACGCGGTCGGATCGTCATCCCGGAAGGTTTCAGGGAGTTTCTTGCCGTTGAAGCCGGCGGTGAAGTGATGGTGGTGGGAGCGGCTGTTTGCGTCGAAATTTGGCATCCCGAACATTGGAAGAAATACCTGGAAAAGGCCATGCCGAGATTTGCCAGATTGTACGAAAGCCTGGCCCAGTAG
- the hemL gene encoding glutamate-1-semialdehyde 2,1-aminomutase: MRWERSRVAFERAKRVIPGGVNSPARAFGAVGGHPIVIERGEGCRLYDIDGNSYIDYVLSWGPMILGHAHPAVVSALERAIHRGTSFGAPTELETQLAEVVCRLVPSVEKVRFVNSGTEATMSAIRLARAYTGRDKIVKFAGNYHGHVDCLLVAAGSSAATLGVPTSPGVTHAAAKDTLVLRYNDVGQLEDAFNQHGHEIAAVIVEPVAGNMGCVPADVAFLRKLRELTTAFGSLLIFDEVMTGFRVALGGAQSLLGILPDLTTLGKIIGGGLPVGAYGGRTEIMDHILPVGKVFQAGTLSGNPLAMAAGLATLQVLEQENPYPELEKRSQQLADGLLSLAARAGIPVQVQRCGSMLTLFFNSQPVRDWDTASQCDVKQFAQFFWAMLERGVYLPCSQYEAWFLSTVHSEREIDQTLEAAEAAFGQLRTRDS; encoded by the coding sequence ATGCGATGGGAGCGTAGCCGCGTGGCTTTCGAGCGAGCGAAACGAGTCATACCGGGTGGGGTCAATAGTCCGGCGCGAGCATTCGGCGCGGTAGGGGGCCACCCGATCGTGATCGAGCGGGGAGAGGGTTGTCGCCTCTACGATATCGATGGGAATTCCTACATTGATTACGTGCTTTCCTGGGGGCCGATGATTCTTGGACACGCCCATCCGGCCGTCGTCTCTGCGCTCGAGCGTGCCATTCATCGTGGAACAAGTTTTGGAGCTCCTACCGAGTTGGAAACGCAACTCGCCGAAGTTGTCTGTCGGCTCGTGCCCTCCGTGGAAAAGGTCCGCTTTGTCAATTCCGGTACCGAGGCCACCATGAGCGCTATCCGTCTCGCGCGGGCTTACACCGGCCGGGACAAAATCGTCAAATTTGCCGGGAATTACCATGGCCACGTGGATTGCCTTCTCGTGGCGGCAGGGAGTTCCGCAGCCACGCTGGGGGTGCCCACGTCCCCAGGCGTGACGCACGCAGCTGCCAAAGATACTCTCGTTCTGCGGTACAACGACGTCGGGCAACTCGAAGACGCGTTCAACCAGCATGGCCACGAGATCGCAGCGGTGATTGTGGAGCCGGTTGCGGGAAATATGGGCTGCGTGCCCGCCGATGTTGCCTTCCTCAGGAAACTGCGGGAATTAACCACCGCGTTTGGATCGCTCCTCATTTTTGATGAAGTGATGACCGGATTTCGTGTGGCGCTGGGAGGCGCACAGAGCCTCTTGGGTATTTTGCCGGATTTAACCACGCTGGGAAAAATCATCGGCGGGGGCCTGCCTGTGGGAGCTTACGGTGGGCGGACTGAAATAATGGACCACATCCTGCCTGTCGGCAAAGTGTTCCAGGCGGGCACTCTGAGCGGCAACCCACTGGCGATGGCAGCTGGTCTGGCCACGCTTCAGGTCCTGGAACAGGAAAACCCTTATCCCGAACTGGAAAAGCGTTCTCAACAACTGGCGGACGGGCTCTTGTCTCTGGCGGCTCGGGCTGGGATTCCTGTTCAAGTTCAGCGCTGTGGATCGATGCTCACCTTGTTTTTCAATTCGCAGCCGGTCCGCGATTGGGATACGGCCTCACAATGTGACGTGAAACAGTTCGCTCAATTCTTTTGGGCGATGCTTGAAAGAGGAGTTTATCTCCCGTGCAGCCAGTACGAGGCATGGTTCCTCTCCACAGTGCACTCGGAGAGGGAGATAGACCAGACACTCGAAGCAGCGGAGGCGGCGTTCGGGCAATTGCGAACACGTGATTCCTAG
- the tsaB gene encoding tRNA (adenosine(37)-N6)-threonylcarbamoyltransferase complex dimerization subunit type 1 TsaB: protein MNILAIETTAVPGSVAVASDQTILGELRLPEFPRAAASLAPTLRDLLQMVDWSPKDVDLVSVTVGPGQFTSVRIGVVTAKTFAYAVGAEVLGLNTFDVLAWQTPRIAEYLAVIGDAQRGQIVARAYTWTDDRGWMLWEDPGVVDLREWLEALLQRGSVAVTGPGLHRFAQSVNPAVTVAQPELWDPTAASVAQLAYQRYSAGERGDVWTLKPIYYRPSYAEEKRTSPRLANP from the coding sequence GTGAACATCCTTGCGATCGAGACAACCGCTGTCCCCGGCAGCGTGGCAGTTGCCAGTGACCAGACCATCTTGGGTGAACTTCGCCTTCCGGAATTCCCCCGGGCGGCGGCGAGTCTGGCACCCACCCTTCGCGATCTTCTGCAAATGGTGGATTGGAGCCCCAAGGACGTCGATCTGGTGAGCGTCACCGTCGGTCCGGGCCAATTCACAAGCGTTCGGATTGGGGTGGTCACGGCCAAAACTTTTGCTTACGCCGTCGGTGCGGAAGTTCTTGGCCTGAATACTTTTGACGTCTTAGCTTGGCAGACGCCGAGAATCGCAGAATATCTCGCCGTGATCGGCGATGCGCAGCGAGGTCAGATCGTTGCCCGAGCTTACACGTGGACCGACGACCGCGGCTGGATGCTTTGGGAAGACCCAGGGGTTGTCGATCTCCGGGAGTGGCTTGAAGCGTTGCTCCAGAGGGGCTCTGTCGCCGTAACCGGCCCTGGTCTCCATCGGTTCGCACAAAGTGTTAATCCCGCGGTCACAGTAGCCCAGCCAGAACTTTGGGATCCTACGGCTGCCAGCGTTGCCCAATTGGCCTATCAGCGGTACTCGGCCGGAGAGCGCGGAGATGTGTGGACACTCAAGCCCATCTACTATCGGCCGAGTTACGCTGAGGAAAAGCGAACCTCGCCCCGATTGGCAAATCCATGA